One genomic window of Piliocolobus tephrosceles isolate RC106 chromosome 19, ASM277652v3, whole genome shotgun sequence includes the following:
- the LOC111526786 gene encoding keratin-associated protein 10-9-like isoform X1, whose amino-acid sequence MAASTMSICSSTCTDSWQVDDCAESCCGPPCCAPSCCALAPCLTLVCTPVSCVSSPCCQAACEPSPCQSGCTSSCTPSCCQQSSCQPACCTSSPCQQACCVPVCCKPVCCKPVCCVPTCSGDSSSCCQQSSCQPACCTSSCCRPSSSVSLLCRPVCRPVCCVPTCSESSSSCCQQSSCQPTCCTSSYCRPSSSVSLLCRPVCRPACWVPVPSSCALTSSCQPSCCRPASCVSLLCRPVCSRPACCSLSSGQKSSC is encoded by the coding sequence atGGCCGCGTCCACCATGTCCATCTGCTCCAGCACCTGCACCGACTCCTGGCAGGTGGACGACTGCGCAGAAAGCTGCTGTGGGCCCCCCTGCTGCGCCCCCAGCTGCTGCGCCCTGGCCCCCTGCCTGACCCTGGTCTGCACCCCAGTGAGCTGTGTGTCCAGCCCCTGCTGCCAGGCGGCCTGTGAGCCCAGCCCCTGCCAATCAGGCTGCACTAGCTCCTGCACGCCCTCGTGCTGCCAGCAGTCTAGCTGCCAGCCGGCTTGCTGCACCTCCTCCCCCTGCCAGCAGGCCTGCTGTGTGCCCGTCTGCTGCAAGCCTGTGTGCTGCAAGCCTGTCTGCTGTGTGCCCACCTGCTCTGGGGATTCCTCTTCATGCTGCCAGCAGTCTAGCTGCCAGCCAGCTTGCTGCACCTCCTCCTGCTGCAGACCCTCGTCCTCCGTGTCCCTCCTCTGCCGCCCCGTGTGCAGGCCTGTGTGCTGTGTGCCCACCTGCTCTGAGTCTTCCTCTTCATGCTGCCAGCAGTCTAGCTGCCAGCCGACTTGCTGCACCTCCTCCTACTGCAGACCCTCCTCCTCCGTGTCCCTTCTCTGCCGCCCCGTGTGCAGGCCCGCCTGCTGGGTGCCGGTCCCCTCCTCCTGTGCCCTCACCTCCTCCTGCCAGCCCAGCTGCTGCCGCCCGGCCTCCTGCGTGTCCCTCCTCTGCCGCCCCGTGTGCTCCCGCCCGGCCTGCTGTAGTCTCTCCTCAGGCCAGAAGTCCAGCTGCTGA
- the LOC111526786 gene encoding keratin-associated protein 10-3-like isoform X2: MAASTMSICSSTCTDSWQVDDCAESCCGPPCCAPSCCALAPCLTLVCTPVSCVSSPCCQAACEPSPCQSGCTSSCTPSCCQQSSCQPACCTSSPCQQACCVPVCCKPVCCKPVCCVPTCCRPVCCVPTCSESSSSCCQQSSCQPTCCTSSYCRPSSSVSLLCRPVCRPACWVPVPSSCALTSSCQPSCCRPASCVSLLCRPVCSRPACCSLSSGQKSSC, translated from the exons atGGCCGCGTCCACCATGTCCATCTGCTCCAGCACCTGCACCGACTCCTGGCAGGTGGACGACTGCGCAGAAAGCTGCTGTGGGCCCCCCTGCTGCGCCCCCAGCTGCTGCGCCCTGGCCCCCTGCCTGACCCTGGTCTGCACCCCAGTGAGCTGTGTGTCCAGCCCCTGCTGCCAGGCGGCCTGTGAGCCCAGCCCCTGCCAATCAGGCTGCACTAGCTCCTGCACGCCCTCGTGCTGCCAGCAGTCTAGCTGCCAGCCGGCTTGCTGCACCTCCTCCCCCTGCCAGCAGGCCTGCTGTGTGCCCGTCTGCTGCAAGCCTGTGTGCTGCAAGCCTGTCTGCTGTGTGCCCACCTGC TGCAGGCCTGTGTGCTGTGTGCCCACCTGCTCTGAGTCTTCCTCTTCATGCTGCCAGCAGTCTAGCTGCCAGCCGACTTGCTGCACCTCCTCCTACTGCAGACCCTCCTCCTCCGTGTCCCTTCTCTGCCGCCCCGTGTGCAGGCCCGCCTGCTGGGTGCCGGTCCCCTCCTCCTGTGCCCTCACCTCCTCCTGCCAGCCCAGCTGCTGCCGCCCGGCCTCCTGCGTGTCCCTCCTCTGCCGCCCCGTGTGCTCCCGCCCGGCCTGCTGTAGTCTCTCCTCAGGCCAGAAGTCCAGCTGCTGA